GCAAGCGCAGAGCACGCCGGCCCTTAGCAGGTCGCTGCGCTCGTGCGATACGGCCAGAGGTTCGCCATTCTACGGAGGATTGGGGTCAGACCGATGGGTCAGCAGTGGTATCAGACGCTCTTTGCCAACTACGCACGACAGTATGATGAGGAAGTCTACACAACGGGCACACAGGGCGAGGTCGACTTCCTCGAACAGGAGCTGGAGCACGACCGCACGCGGACCATCCTGGACATCGGCTGTGGCACGGGCCGCCATGACCTCGAGTTGGCCACCCGCGGCTACCAGGTGACCGGAGTGGACTTGTCGGCGGCTCAACTGGCGCGGGCTCGGGAGAAGGCTGTCGCGGCGGGAGTCTCGGTGGACTTCCGCCAGGGTGACGCTCGCGAGCTCGACTTCGTTGACGCCTTCGATCTGGTCATGATGATCTGTGAGGGCGGCTTCTGCCTCATGGAGACCGACGAGATGAACTACCGCATCCTGCAGGGGGCGTGCCGTGCGGTGAAGCCCGGTGGGAAGCTGTTGCTGACCACCCTCAATGCCCTCTTCCCACTGGCCCGCGCGGTTCGACCGGCGGACAGTGGCGAGGGCGATGAGCTCGCAGCTGGAGCCTTCGACCTGACGACCTTCCGCTCGCGGTTTCACTTCGAGTTCAGCGATGACGATGGCGTGGCGCAAACGATTGACTGCAACGAGCGGTTCTATGCGCCCAGTGAGATGCGGTGGATGCTGGAGACCCTGGGCATGGCCGACCCTGGGATCTACGCCTGCGAGCTTGGGCACTTCAGTCGCGACCGGGCCCCGGGCTTCGAGGACTTCGAGCTGCTGGTGATCGCCCGCAAGCCCTAGGGTCGCACTCGTCGAAAGGCAAGACGCCTGGAAGCGCTGCACCGGCTACGACACAGCGCTCCCCGTCCCGTGCCGGGGATCAAGGGTTGCCTGAGAGTGTGAGCGTGGAGAAGGCGGGCTGGTGACCCGATGAAGGGGACAGCCGCTGGTGTCCGGACTCCGCGTTACTTCGGGGCCTCGTAGACGAGGACATCCTGCTCCAGGTGGTTGCCCAGGCTGTCCTTGGCCATCTCCAGGTCATAGCGCGTCTGGAGGTTGAGCCAGAACGGCTCGCTGGTCCCGAAGAAGCGCGACAGGCGAAGCGCCGTATCTGCGGTAATGGCACGCTTGCCGTGTACGATCTCATTGATGCGCCGTGGCGGCACCCCAAGGCTCTTCGCCAGCCGGTACTGGCTGATGCCCAGAGGGATCAG
The nucleotide sequence above comes from Armatimonadia bacterium. Encoded proteins:
- a CDS encoding class I SAM-dependent methyltransferase; this translates as MGQQWYQTLFANYARQYDEEVYTTGTQGEVDFLEQELEHDRTRTILDIGCGTGRHDLELATRGYQVTGVDLSAAQLARAREKAVAAGVSVDFRQGDARELDFVDAFDLVMMICEGGFCLMETDEMNYRILQGACRAVKPGGKLLLTTLNALFPLARAVRPADSGEGDELAAGAFDLTTFRSRFHFEFSDDDGVAQTIDCNERFYAPSEMRWMLETLGMADPGIYACELGHFSRDRAPGFEDFELLVIARKP
- a CDS encoding HigA family addiction module antitoxin → MSRSQTTTKGRTTMRALLPPVHPGEVLSGDFLIPLGISQYRLAKSLGVPPRRINEIVHGKRAITADTALRLSRFFGTSEPFWLNLQTRYDLEMAKDSLGNHLEQDVLVYEAPK